From the Bradyrhizobium ontarionense genome, the window GGGGCGGATGAATTTCGAGAGCCCCTATGTCGACATGCCGATGCGGCTCACGGTGCGGCAGAACCTCACCATCTTCGGCCAGCTCTATGCGGTGGATCATCTCAAGGAGCGGATCGCCGAGCTCGCTTCGCAGCTCGACCTGACCGACTTCCTCGATCGCGCCAACGGCAAGCTCTCTGCCGGGCAGAAGACGCGCGTGGCGCTGGCCAAGGCGCTGATCAATGATCCCGAGCTGTTGCTGCTGGACGAGCCGACGGCCTCGCTCGATCCCGACACCGCCGACTGGGTGCGCGGCCATCTCGAGCGCTACCGCGAGCGCCGCGGCGCCACCATCCTGCTCGCCTCGCACAACATGCTCGAGGTCGAACGGCTGTGCGACCGTGTCATCATCATGAA encodes:
- a CDS encoding ABC transporter ATP-binding protein codes for the protein MTQDDAVLTPSPDRKAASPAIAVARLTKIYKAVPAVDGISFTIRRGSITGLLGGNGAGKTTTIAMIMGLVQPTSGTVEVLGRRMPDESAAVLGRMNFESPYVDMPMRLTVRQNLTIFGQLYAVDHLKERIAELASQLDLTDFLDRANGKLSAGQKTRVALAKALINDPELLLLDEPTASLDPDTADWVRGHLERYRERRGATILLASHNMLEVERLCDRVIIMKRGRIEDDDSPAQIMARYNRTTLEEVFLDVARGRDREAVE